From one Rosa rugosa chromosome 4, drRosRugo1.1, whole genome shotgun sequence genomic stretch:
- the LOC133744653 gene encoding NAC domain-containing protein 45-like, protein MEDHMLLPGHRFCPLEDELLLYYLKPKVNGKEVPGKESLICELDLYGDQEPWKIWERFEARRANDLRKNKDLYFFTQRKKVSAKASRISRKVGSGTWKGQVAAKDVYLLDENQKPTTTLLGFKKTYTYQNKRSVHHGRWIMYEFELHKSQLLPKKQVNKNDYVLCLLRKNDELPEKKRKLKTTRRGNA, encoded by the coding sequence ATGGAGGATCATATGCTTCTGCCTGGCCATAGGTTTTGCCCCTTGGAGGATGAATTACTCTTGTACTACCTTAAGCCCAAGGTGAACGGGAAGGAGGTACCTGGAAAAGAGTCCCTTATTTGCGAGTTGGATCTTTACGGCGACCAAGAACCATGGAAGATATGGGAAAGATTCGAAGCAAGACGGGCAAACGACTTGAGGAAGAACAAAGATCTCTACTTCTTCACCCAAAGGAAAAAGGTCAGTGCAAAGGCCTCGCGTATAAGTCGGAAAGTTGGGAGTGGTACTTGGAAAGGCCAAGTCGCAGCCAAGGACGTATATCTTCTGGATGAGAATCAGAAGCCAACAACCACTCTTCTTGGTTTCAAGAAAACCTACACCTATCAGAATAAGCGTTCTGTGCATCATGGTCGCTGGATCATGTATGAGTTCGAACTTCATAAGTCGCAACTCCTGCCCAAGAAACAAGTAAACAAGAATGACTATGTTCTTTGTTTACTTAGGAAAAATGATGAACTGCCGGAAAAAAAGCGAAAATTAAAGACAACAAGAAGAGGAAATGCTTGA
- the LOC133745208 gene encoding cinnamoyl-CoA reductase 1-like, with the protein MAVQNGRFCVTGAGGFVGSWVVKLLLSKNCIVHGTVREPTDDKNSHLRKLDKASENLKLFKADLLDYDSLRSAIEGCDGVFHVASPVPSGSVPDPEVELIEPAVKGTLNVLKASLEAKVKRVLYVSSVAAVAMNPTWAEGQLLDESCWSDKEYCRNTENWYCLSKTEAESEALQFAKTTGIDLVTVCPYLILGPILQSTVNASTMILIKLLREGKESLENRPRQIVDVRDLAEALLMVYEKQEAEGRYICKSHNVKNGDLVEKLWRLYPNYNYPKNFVEVEEDIKVSSAKLQRLGWSYRALDETLIDSVESYREAGLLH; encoded by the exons ATGGCAGTTCAGAATGGAAGGTTCTGTGTTACAGGGGCTGGAGGTTTCGTTGGCTCCTGGGTCGTTAAGCTTCTTCTTTCCAAGAATTGCATAGTCCACGGAACCGTCAGAGAACCCA CGGATGACAAGAACTCTCACTTGAGAAAGCTTGACAAGGCATCTGAGAACTTGAAACTGTTCAAGGCGGACTTATTGGATTATGACTCCCTTCGCTCGGCAATTGAAGGATGTGATGGAGTATTTCATGTTGCCAGTCCCGTTCCCTCCGGCAGTGTGCCAGATCCTGAG GTAGAGTTAATTGAACCTGCTGTTAAGGGGACACTTAATGTACTTAAAGCATCTCTTGAAGCAAAAGTCAAGCGAGTTCTTTATGTGTCCTCTGTTGCTGCTGTGGCCATGAATCCTACGTGGGCTGAAGGTCAACTATTGGATGAGTCTTGCTggtcagataaggaatactgcAGAAATACTGAG AACTGGTATTGCCTTTCAAAAACTGAAGCAGAATCTGAGGCTCTGCAGTTTGCAAAAACAACCGGGATTGATCTTGTGACTGTTTGTCCCTATCTTATACTCGGCCCAATTCTGCAGTCGACTGTAAATGCAAGTACCATGATCCTCATCAAGCTTTTGAGGG AAGGAAAGGAGTCACTGGAAAACAGGCCCCGGCAGATAGTTGACGTACGGGATTTAGCCGAAGCACTTCTTATGGTATATGAGAAGCAGGAGGCTGAAGGAAGATACATATGCAAGTCCCACAATGTTAAGAATGGGGATCTAGTTGAGAAGCTGTGGCGCCTTTATCCTAATTACAATTATCCGAAGAA CTTTGTTGAAGTAGAAGAAGACATAAAGGTGAGCTCAGCGAAACTGCAAAGGCTAGGTTGGAGTTACCGGGCATTGGATGAGACTCTCATCGACTCTGTTGAAAGCTACCGGGAAGCTGGACTATTGCATTGA
- the LOC133744654 gene encoding uncharacterized protein LOC133744654 → MPDSLVARCIYSGKGYMIPLNQCMSFSDLYEDVFSTFQFLPGDVLELQYSLPGCEVCFLRSDRDFQMLFCGARIHNLECVEISVLKMGGSCSNTCSVDSRSEFVDEEDFLGEAFRIEVHKSYLFDEWSSYIHHVGEKFHGAAELREKLRKYAIAVGFEFVFFFRNDLDRIHAVCSNVGVVRTQKHKFLGSKVVKTCIAADVSYNLSLKPREIMSKFKSTYGFDISYKVALKAKHSATEAIYGSDADSFSKLSWYKEAVLESNPGSSFVLEVDPSTNRFLRLFVAYGGCIEGFQFCLPVLYVDGTFGKSIYKGQILSATGRNGNQGFYPLAICFCDSKTKTNWTFFFKHLKSLLEPQGRVITFISDRGTGLLSAFDKVFPGHPHLFCYKHLVANLAAKYKGKSNSVMIDEVKQKFFKVAYSSTEKEYRFNLRLLRQEGGAEIIDPFLAEIPVEHWCRAFYTGDRYGIMANGIAESFNSWISLEHLMPINFFPCPHGLAAIQAASENVYHDYIDKYFSVDMFKKSYSFPIRPTTNVDMSSSESSTDCILPPLAKRPPGRPRVKRFKSIGEVEKKLIRCGRCGKMGTHNKKNCTEPLVQ, encoded by the exons ATGCCTGATTCCCTGGTTGCTAGGTGCATTTATTCAGGAAAAGGTTATATGATTCCTCTGAATCAATGTATGAGCTTTTCCGACTTGTATGAAGATGTTTTCAGTACGTTCCAGTTTTTGCCAGGTGATGTTCTTGAGCTTCAGTATTCACTACCGGGTTGTGAAGTGTGTTTTCTTCGTTCCGATCGTGATTTCCAGATGCTGTTTTGCGGTGCTAGAATACATAATTTAGAATGTGTTGAGATTTCAGTTTTAAAGATGGGTGGAAGTTGCAGCAACACATGTTCAGTGGATAGTCGTTCGGAATTTGTTGATGAGGAAGATTTTTTGGGGGAGGCATTTAGGATTGAAGTTCACAAGTCGTATTTGTTTGATGAGTGGAGTTCCTATATTCATCATGTTGGGGAGAAGTTTCATGGTGCAGCTGAGCTCCGTGAGAAACTCAGGAAGTATGCAATTGCAGTTGGTTTCgagttcgtttttttttttagaaatgatttggACCGTATTCATGCAGTTTGTTCAAATGTTG GTGTAGTTCGGACTCAAAAGCACAAGTTTCTGGGATCCAAGGTTGTGAAGACTTGCATTGCTGCCGATGTTAGCTATAATCTTTCTCTGAAGCCACGGGAAATTATGAGTAAATTCAAGTCAACATATGGTTTTGATATTTCCTACAAGGTTGCCTTGAAAGCGAAGCATAGTGCTACAGAAGCGATTTATGGTTCCGATGCAGATTCATTCAGCAAGTTATCTTGGTATAAGGAAGCCGTTTTGGAGAGTAATCCGGGCTcttcttttgtgttggaagttgACCCATCCACTAATCGTTTTCTTAGGCTTTTCGTAGCTTACGGAGGTTGTATTGAAGGCTTCCAATTCTGTCTGCCGGTGTTGTATGTTGATGGAACGTTTGGTAAAAGCATTTACAAGGGTCAGATTCTTTCTGCAACTGGAAGGAATGGAAATCAAG GTTTTTACCCACTAGCCATATGTTTTTGTGACTCTAAGACAAAAACAAATTGGACATTCTTTTTCAAGCATTTGAAGAGTTTACTTGAACCTCAAGGAAGAGTCATCACATTTATTAGTGATCGGGGTACCGGACTGTTGAGTGCTTTCGATAAGGTATTTCCTGGACATCCTCACCTGTTTTGTTACAAGCATTTAGTGGCAAACCTTGCCGCTAAATATAAGGGTAAAAGCAATTCTGTGATGATAGACGAGGTTAAGCAAAAGTTTTTTAAGGTTGCATATTCCTCTACCGAGAAGGAATACCGTTTCAATTTACGGTTGCTTAGGCAAGAGGGTGGGGCTGAGATTATTGACCCATTTCTTGCTGAAATTCCAGTTGAACATTGGTGCCGCGCATTTTATACAGGCGACCGATATGGAATAATGGCCAATGGGATTGCAGAATCATTTAACTCTTGGATTTCACTTGAGCATTTGATGCCC ATCAATTTTTTTCCTTGTCCTCACGGCCTTGCTGCAATACAAGCTGCTTCTGAAAATGTATATCATGATTATATTGATAAGTACTTTAGTGTTGATATGTTCAAGAAGAGCTACAGTTTTCCCATCCGGCCAACAACCAATGTTGATATGTCTTCTTCTGAATCTTCTACTGACTGTATATTACCTCCCCTTGCGAAGAGGCCACCTGGGAGGCCCagggtgaagcggttcaagtcTATTGGAGAGGTCGAAAAGAAGCTGATTCGTTGCGGCCGTTGCGGAAAAATGGGCACTCATAACAAGAAGAACTGCACAGAACCTCTCGTTCAGTAG